A single window of Bacteroidota bacterium DNA harbors:
- a CDS encoding PDZ domain-containing protein, translating to MKKSFIPLLFLTLTGLVFSQESHTPDALMLRFPDISGDKIVFQYAGDLYTVPRTGGTAIRLTSVPGNEIYAKFSPKGDKIVFSGNYDGNVDVYLIPSSGGVPERLTHNPTPDLVNDWYPDGENILFRSQQNSPSYRYNKLWKQSVAGGMPELLPLEYGEFASVSPDGQKIAFQTLAVESRTWKRYRGGMASDIWIYDFKNNTSEKITDFDGSDGIPMWIGDIIYFLSDRDNNKKLNIWGYNTKTKETKQYTFFDEYDVKWPSGGNSDIVFENGGKLFVLNLTTGKSAEVKVTIPSDLPQVRPALKNLSKMIFNFDISRDGKRAVFEARGEILTVPAKDGVTRNLTNSSGVAEREPTWSPDGKHIAYFSDKSGEYELYINQADGKGSEKQLTKTGVAFKQGIVWSPDSKNIVFNDNFGNIYIYSITPDKLTKIDKDEFNYFFTFAWSSDSKWLAYDKRVQYSSSAIFIYSMDEGKSKRITSDFYNCANPVFDPKGDYLYFYSLKNFEPNYSDQDNTWIYDNSVNLYAMTLRTDVKDIFAPKNDEVDVKEEKKDDAKKDTLKKDEPKKDEAKKEEKSVKIEFDNIEKRTVLIKKLGNAGALAAAEGKVFYIQFPKADSWMTGGSLFQFDLDKREHKEITSGVTQFRLSADGKKIMVQTPEGAYSIIDPAPGAKIADGKLDLSNMTATINPREEWKQLYREAWRIERDFFYDPDMHGLNWEKMGKRYEALLPYIVNRSDLNYVIGELIAELNVSHAYVNGGDLENPKSTSVGVLGCDFEADKKAGYYKIAKIYETAPWDASEVRSPLSAPGLNVKEGDYIIAVNGQALDMKADPWKAFQGLADKTVVLTINSSPAKEGARDILVKPLGNEQTLRYYAWIEKNRKYVDEKTNGRVGYIYVPSTGIDGQTDLYRQFMGQVNKDALIIDERFNSGGQIPDRFIELLNRKLYNYWVRNGFEDWQTPFVGNFGPKVMLVNGWSGSGGDAFPAYFRAAGLGKIVGKRTWGGLVGITGTPPLIDGGSVTAPSFGYREITGELGIEGYGVDPDYDVENFPHELAKGNDQQLNKAIDLILDALKANPPKKPGKVKYPDKSK from the coding sequence ATGAAAAAATCGTTTATCCCCTTATTGTTTCTGACTCTCACAGGTCTCGTATTCTCTCAGGAGTCCCACACACCTGATGCTCTGATGCTTCGGTTCCCCGACATTTCTGGTGACAAAATTGTCTTTCAGTATGCCGGTGACCTGTACACTGTTCCCAGAACAGGAGGTACAGCCATTAGACTGACTTCCGTACCCGGGAACGAAATCTACGCAAAATTTTCTCCCAAAGGTGACAAAATTGTCTTCTCCGGAAATTATGACGGCAATGTGGATGTGTACCTGATACCATCATCGGGTGGAGTTCCTGAAAGACTCACTCATAACCCGACACCTGACCTTGTGAACGACTGGTATCCTGACGGAGAGAACATCCTCTTCCGCTCACAACAAAATTCCCCTTCGTACAGATACAACAAACTCTGGAAGCAGTCAGTCGCTGGTGGTATGCCCGAACTCCTCCCTCTCGAATATGGCGAGTTCGCGTCTGTCAGCCCTGATGGACAAAAAATTGCGTTCCAGACCCTCGCTGTCGAAAGCAGAACCTGGAAAAGGTACCGCGGTGGCATGGCAAGTGACATTTGGATTTACGATTTCAAAAACAACACCTCTGAAAAGATCACCGACTTCGATGGTTCAGATGGCATCCCGATGTGGATTGGCGATATAATCTATTTCCTCTCCGACCGCGATAACAACAAGAAATTGAATATCTGGGGATACAACACAAAAACCAAAGAAACGAAACAATATACCTTCTTCGACGAATATGATGTTAAATGGCCCTCAGGCGGAAACAGCGACATCGTTTTCGAAAACGGAGGCAAGCTTTTTGTTCTTAACCTGACGACCGGAAAATCTGCCGAAGTGAAGGTAACAATCCCTTCAGACCTTCCGCAGGTTCGTCCCGCTTTGAAAAATCTCTCTAAAATGATCTTTAATTTTGACATCTCCCGCGACGGTAAAAGAGCTGTGTTCGAAGCCCGCGGTGAAATTTTGACAGTTCCTGCCAAGGATGGTGTGACCAGAAACCTCACCAACTCCTCCGGTGTCGCTGAAAGAGAACCGACATGGTCACCGGACGGAAAACACATAGCATATTTCTCCGACAAATCGGGTGAGTATGAACTCTACATCAACCAGGCTGACGGCAAAGGGAGCGAAAAACAGCTCACCAAAACAGGTGTGGCTTTCAAACAGGGAATAGTCTGGTCACCTGACAGTAAAAACATCGTCTTCAACGACAACTTTGGCAACATCTATATCTACTCGATTACCCCCGATAAACTCACAAAAATCGACAAAGATGAATTCAATTACTTCTTCACCTTTGCCTGGAGTTCCGACAGCAAGTGGCTTGCTTACGACAAACGGGTTCAATACAGCTCGTCAGCCATCTTTATTTACAGCATGGATGAAGGAAAATCGAAAAGGATTACCTCGGATTTTTACAATTGTGCAAATCCTGTCTTCGATCCAAAAGGTGACTACCTCTATTTCTACAGTCTGAAAAACTTTGAACCCAATTACTCGGATCAGGACAACACCTGGATATACGATAACTCGGTCAACCTGTATGCCATGACTCTTCGTACCGATGTGAAAGATATCTTCGCTCCCAAAAATGACGAAGTGGATGTGAAGGAAGAGAAAAAGGATGATGCTAAGAAGGACACTCTTAAAAAAGATGAGCCAAAAAAAGACGAGGCTAAAAAAGAGGAAAAATCTGTAAAGATCGAATTCGACAACATCGAAAAAAGAACTGTCCTGATCAAAAAACTTGGCAATGCCGGCGCACTCGCCGCTGCCGAAGGAAAGGTATTTTATATCCAGTTCCCAAAAGCCGATTCTTGGATGACAGGTGGCTCTCTCTTCCAGTTTGATCTTGATAAAAGAGAACACAAGGAAATTACCTCGGGAGTCACTCAGTTCAGACTCTCTGCCGACGGCAAGAAAATCATGGTTCAGACCCCCGAAGGTGCCTACTCCATAATAGACCCGGCTCCGGGTGCTAAAATCGCCGACGGCAAGCTCGACCTCTCAAACATGACTGCAACCATCAACCCGAGGGAAGAATGGAAACAGCTCTACCGGGAGGCATGGAGAATCGAACGGGATTTCTTCTATGATCCCGATATGCACGGACTGAACTGGGAAAAAATGGGCAAAAGATATGAAGCTCTCCTTCCCTATATCGTGAACAGAAGTGACCTTAACTATGTTATCGGCGAACTGATTGCCGAGTTAAATGTTTCACATGCCTATGTTAACGGCGGAGATCTCGAAAATCCCAAATCAACCTCGGTTGGTGTACTCGGCTGTGACTTCGAAGCAGACAAAAAAGCAGGCTATTACAAAATCGCTAAAATCTATGAAACCGCTCCTTGGGATGCCTCCGAAGTAAGATCACCACTGTCAGCTCCCGGTCTTAATGTGAAAGAGGGTGACTACATCATCGCCGTAAATGGTCAGGCACTCGACATGAAAGCCGATCCATGGAAAGCGTTCCAGGGTCTGGCAGACAAGACTGTTGTCCTTACCATCAACTCCTCTCCTGCGAAAGAGGGTGCAAGAGATATTCTTGTAAAACCTCTTGGCAATGAGCAGACACTCAGATATTATGCCTGGATCGAAAAGAACAGAAAATATGTCGATGAGAAAACCAACGGCAGAGTTGGATACATCTATGTGCCAAGCACCGGAATTGACGGGCAGACCGACCTCTACCGCCAGTTTATGGGACAGGTAAACAAAGATGCACTTATCATCGATGAAAGATTTAACAGCGGTGGTCAGATCCCTGACCGTTTCATCGAACTCTTGAACAGAAAGCTCTACAATTACTGGGTAAGAAACGGCTTCGAGGACTGGCAGACACCATTCGTCGGCAACTTCGGACCAAAAGTGATGCTGGTTAATGGCTGGTCCGGTTCAGGTGGAGATGCCTTCCCTGCATACTTCAGAGCTGCGGGTCTCGGTAAGATTGTAGGAAAAAGAACCTGGGGCGGTCTCGTCGGTATCACCGGCACTCCTCCACTCATAGACGGAGGTTCCGTAACTGCACCTTCTTTCGGCTATCGCGAAATTACAGGCGAACTCGGTATCGAGGGCTACGGTGTCGACCCTGATTATGATGTTGAAAACTTCCCTCACGAACTCGCTAAAGGAAACGATCAACAACTTAATAAAGCAATCGACCTTATTCTGGATGCACTAAAAGCTAATCCGCCTAAAAAGCCGGGTAAAGTAAAATATCCCGACAAATCGAAATAG
- a CDS encoding GMP synthase, which produces MPEKKIKIAIIDLYNGEPNQGMRCIQDHIYEIDTLYEDVPIEYSIFDSRLKGDVPAMDHDIYISSGGPGSPFEDSGRKWETDYFNLIDKIWNHNQKSQDKKHVFFICHSFQMMARFFELGDVVQREKKSFGIVPFALTEDGDQDSVFSNLTDPFYGADFRGWQVIHQNKAKFDLLGAKVLSMELEPAAFYMEPAMMAIRISDEIIGTQFHPEADPPSMYYHFRQPERKIQVVEQYGEKAYYDMIAHLENPVQINHTKKTVLPGFFKNAIESLRINAHSLV; this is translated from the coding sequence TTGCCCGAGAAAAAGATCAAAATAGCCATAATAGACCTCTATAACGGAGAACCCAATCAGGGAATGAGATGTATCCAGGATCATATCTATGAAATCGACACCCTGTATGAGGATGTCCCGATAGAATACTCCATTTTTGATTCCCGCCTGAAGGGAGATGTACCCGCCATGGATCACGATATTTACATCTCATCCGGCGGTCCCGGAAGCCCGTTTGAAGATTCAGGCAGAAAATGGGAGACCGACTATTTTAATCTCATCGACAAAATCTGGAACCACAACCAAAAATCTCAGGACAAGAAACATGTTTTCTTTATCTGTCACTCATTTCAAATGATGGCAAGGTTTTTCGAACTGGGTGATGTGGTGCAAAGAGAGAAAAAGTCGTTCGGAATCGTCCCTTTTGCCCTTACTGAGGATGGCGATCAGGATTCTGTATTTTCGAATCTTACCGATCCGTTCTACGGCGCTGATTTTAGAGGCTGGCAGGTCATCCACCAGAACAAAGCCAAATTTGACTTACTCGGTGCAAAAGTTTTAAGCATGGAGCTCGAGCCCGCAGCTTTCTATATGGAACCTGCAATGATGGCAATCAGAATCTCTGATGAAATAATCGGTACACAGTTCCACCCCGAGGCTGATCCGCCAAGTATGTACTACCACTTCAGACAGCCCGAAAGAAAAATCCAGGTGGTTGAACAGTACGGCGAGAAGGCTTATTACGACATGATTGCACACCTTGAAAATCCTGTGCAAATCAACCATACAAAGAAAACCGTGCTGCCCGGATTCTTTAAAAACGCAATTGAATCACTTCGGATTAACGCTCATTCATTAGTTTGA
- a CDS encoding ectonucleotide pyrophosphatase/phosphodiesterase: MHIFSRTFFILLVSSSILFAQQPYTILVSFDGFRHDYMDRGITPNLWKIANNGVKALSLRPVFPSKTFPNHISIITGMYPENHGIIANTFYDPVYKETYKINDSVQVRNARWYRGEAFWETAQRNGITAASFFWPGSEVELEYRRPRYYKNYDHDLPYTQRIDGIIKWLQLPYGERPKFFTIYFDATDTYAHDHGTDSDSTNYAISLLDSMAGILTSELQRINLLDSTNLIFVSDHGMTNVDKSKYIDVEEILGDEKVELWNWGTYCLIQPQKDRIEEAYRRLKANENHYKVYKKQVVPDFYHFTNNPMFSDIILITDLGWEAGNTKGRKSFERWDAKGNHGYEKDVMDMHGYFVAMGPSFKKNFRTGTLWNIDIYPLLCEIYNIPVRNGIDGKAERIRFVLRKY; the protein is encoded by the coding sequence ATGCACATTTTCTCCAGAACCTTTTTTATACTTCTGGTTTCGAGCAGTATTCTTTTTGCACAACAGCCTTATACAATTCTTGTTTCATTCGACGGATTCAGGCACGATTATATGGATCGAGGCATTACACCCAATCTCTGGAAGATTGCCAATAACGGTGTAAAAGCTTTATCGCTGCGACCTGTTTTCCCGTCAAAAACCTTTCCAAACCATATCTCAATCATCACAGGAATGTATCCTGAGAATCACGGTATCATCGCAAACACATTTTATGACCCTGTTTACAAAGAGACTTATAAAATCAACGACTCGGTTCAGGTGAGGAATGCAAGATGGTACAGGGGTGAAGCTTTCTGGGAGACTGCACAAAGAAACGGAATTACAGCAGCAAGCTTTTTCTGGCCCGGTTCTGAAGTGGAGCTGGAATACAGGCGACCACGATACTACAAAAATTATGACCACGATTTACCCTACACCCAACGGATTGACGGAATCATTAAATGGTTACAACTTCCGTATGGCGAAAGACCGAAGTTTTTTACCATCTATTTTGATGCCACAGATACTTATGCCCACGATCATGGGACTGACTCTGACAGCACAAACTATGCGATCTCCCTGTTGGACAGTATGGCGGGGATTCTGACAAGCGAACTTCAGAGAATAAACCTTCTTGATTCGACAAACCTGATCTTTGTAAGTGATCACGGTATGACAAATGTTGATAAATCGAAGTATATTGATGTGGAAGAGATACTCGGTGATGAAAAGGTCGAGCTTTGGAACTGGGGCACATATTGTCTCATCCAGCCGCAAAAAGACCGTATTGAAGAGGCTTACAGAAGACTAAAGGCAAACGAAAATCACTATAAAGTATACAAAAAACAAGTCGTACCTGATTTTTACCACTTCACAAACAATCCAATGTTTTCTGATATTATCCTGATAACAGATTTAGGCTGGGAAGCAGGGAACACAAAGGGAAGAAAAAGTTTTGAGCGCTGGGATGCAAAAGGTAACCACGGCTATGAAAAGGATGTGATGGATATGCACGGCTATTTTGTCGCCATGGGTCCCTCCTTCAAAAAGAATTTCCGGACAGGTACCTTGTGGAACATCGATATTTATCCCCTCCTCTGTGAAATCTATAACATCCCCGTCAGAAACGGTATAGACGGCAAAGCTGAGAGAATCCGGTTTGTGTTGAGGAAGTACTAG